Proteins co-encoded in one Flavobacterium sp. M31R6 genomic window:
- a CDS encoding pseudouridine synthase, protein MNNKEGNNKRSGARPTSSRPSSNKPKPAMQKRAQGPKKVKTIVKVADTTDKVEKKPNQAPKRPKVKDEIRLNKYISNSGTCSRRDADIYIQSGNVKVNGIPVTEMGYMVKPGDVVNFDGVVLTPEKKVYILLNKPKNFTTALDEGQEYRNVLELVKGSTNAKIGPIGRMDKNTTGLLLFTNDTDMIRKFTLPNQKSSKIYQVSLDKNLKFEDLEKINKGLVLDGHRVYVEDVSYIEGEAKSEIGLQLRSANVKVVRSIFEHFNYDVLRIDRVAFAGLTKKNLPRGNWRLLTEQEIINLKNV, encoded by the coding sequence ATGAACAATAAGGAAGGCAATAATAAAAGAAGTGGTGCTAGACCAACAAGCTCTAGACCAAGTTCCAATAAGCCAAAACCTGCGATGCAAAAAAGGGCACAAGGGCCAAAAAAAGTAAAAACAATTGTAAAAGTTGCCGATACTACTGATAAAGTAGAGAAAAAACCTAATCAAGCGCCTAAAAGACCTAAAGTAAAAGATGAAATTCGTTTGAATAAATACATCTCAAACTCAGGGACTTGCTCCAGACGTGATGCTGATATTTACATTCAATCAGGAAATGTAAAAGTAAATGGTATTCCTGTTACCGAAATGGGTTATATGGTAAAACCAGGAGATGTGGTTAATTTTGACGGTGTGGTTTTGACACCGGAGAAAAAAGTGTACATCTTATTAAATAAGCCTAAAAATTTCACCACAGCCCTTGATGAAGGTCAAGAATATCGTAATGTTTTAGAACTGGTTAAAGGTTCTACCAATGCGAAAATTGGACCAATAGGCAGAATGGATAAAAATACAACGGGACTTTTGTTGTTTACCAATGATACGGACATGATTCGTAAATTTACATTACCGAATCAAAAATCTTCCAAAATCTATCAGGTTTCTTTAGATAAAAATTTAAAATTTGAAGATTTAGAAAAAATAAACAAAGGACTTGTTCTTGATGGACACCGCGTTTATGTTGAGGATGTAAGCTATATTGAAGGAGAAGCCAAAAGTGAAATTGGACTTCAATTAAGATCGGCAAATGTAAAAGTAGTGCGTTCCATTTTTGAACATTTCAATTATGATGTTCTTAGAATTGACCGTGTGGCTTTTGCAGGATTAACCAAGAAAAATTTGCCTAGAGGAAATTGGAGATTGCTAACAGAACAAGAAATTATCAATTTGAAGAACGTATAA
- a CDS encoding MASE1 domain-containing protein, giving the protein MKSKNSLNFSYSIPSLLRSTPIAVLVVATLYILLAKISFLLTIDESTVSPIFLAAGFAFGSTLILGRNALIGIWIGSLYSNTLLSNDLANLDKTLFLNHLPIAFFISIGSVIASISATIIVTRFCEKEHPLSNGKNVLTLLILGPIAYSTITSLIGVASFFLNGSIPVEQFWYTYKTWWLGDAIGIILITPLMLSWFSKDSFNTNNFNFLEITLYGLATILLCFGVFFQYHDLKYLILPLLFWSAYRFGIQITTLFIIIIALFAIITTAQGIGPFNEERINDSILFLDLFLSVTIICSLFLAGIISERKKTEDSIKTSEKRLRENQTLLESTLESPKGVSIYSLGRNFEYLSFNSQHSINMKVMYGIDIALGMKLQDCMINKDELDDSLAVLSKVFLGENITTVRHFEFNDSYWEFRTSPIVNQNDEIIGATVISTNISKKIKAEEALKKSEEKYRNIFENIQDVIFQIDPNGIFWSISPSIKDITGYTPEELIGKPTNVLQTDEEKPDAVIKIIQEKFILKNFEKLVKTKSGELICVSLNAKMIFDKNGIPHHIDAIAQDITQRKKDEKEIANQNQKLQIQNKELEQFAYITSHDLQEPLLTLKYFSELIKADFPKETNENINQYLNFILESSNRMQRLVKGLLDYSRIGSQIELTKVDCNEIVNNTISTLSDTIQKTETQIIVDDLPQVQGSSVELIQLFQNLIENAIKFRKKETPLTINITAKQVEDNWQFAVQDNGIGIEEQNKEKAFIIFKRLNNRDEYPGIGIGLSICKKIVALHRGSIWVESTIGQGTIVYFNLPK; this is encoded by the coding sequence ATGAAATCAAAAAATTCATTAAATTTTTCATACTCAATACCTTCACTATTAAGGTCAACTCCAATTGCAGTTCTTGTGGTTGCTACTTTATATATTTTACTTGCCAAAATAAGTTTTTTATTAACAATTGACGAAAGTACAGTTAGCCCCATTTTTCTAGCTGCTGGATTTGCATTTGGCTCGACATTGATTTTGGGACGTAATGCATTGATTGGAATTTGGATTGGCTCCCTTTATTCAAACACACTCCTCAGTAATGACCTAGCTAACCTAGATAAAACGCTATTCCTAAACCACCTTCCAATAGCCTTCTTTATTTCAATTGGCTCCGTAATAGCATCAATTTCGGCGACAATTATAGTTACTCGTTTTTGCGAAAAAGAGCATCCATTGAGCAATGGAAAAAATGTATTGACACTACTTATTTTGGGGCCAATCGCTTATTCGACGATTACTTCCTTGATTGGAGTAGCCAGTTTTTTTCTTAATGGTTCAATTCCCGTAGAGCAATTTTGGTACACTTATAAAACATGGTGGCTTGGCGATGCAATCGGTATCATTTTAATTACTCCGTTGATGCTGTCTTGGTTTTCTAAAGACTCTTTCAATACCAATAATTTTAATTTCTTAGAAATAACACTATATGGACTAGCAACCATTTTATTATGTTTTGGCGTATTCTTTCAATATCACGATCTAAAATATCTCATCTTACCCTTATTATTCTGGTCTGCCTATCGTTTCGGAATTCAGATTACAACGCTATTCATTATTATAATAGCATTATTTGCAATTATAACAACAGCTCAAGGAATTGGCCCATTTAATGAAGAGCGCATTAACGATTCCATTTTGTTTTTGGATCTGTTTTTGAGTGTAACAATCATTTGTAGTCTTTTTTTAGCAGGAATTATCTCCGAACGAAAAAAGACCGAAGATTCAATTAAAACAAGCGAAAAAAGACTTCGTGAAAATCAAACTTTGCTTGAATCAACCCTTGAAAGTCCCAAAGGTGTCAGTATTTACTCCCTTGGTCGTAATTTTGAATACTTAAGTTTTAATAGTCAGCACAGTATCAATATGAAAGTAATGTATGGCATAGACATTGCTTTGGGAATGAAATTACAAGATTGCATGATCAACAAAGACGAACTTGATGACTCCTTGGCGGTACTAAGCAAAGTTTTTTTGGGGGAAAACATCACTACTGTACGACATTTTGAATTCAACGACAGCTATTGGGAATTTAGAACTAGCCCTATTGTAAACCAGAACGATGAAATCATAGGTGCCACGGTAATTTCAACCAACATTTCGAAAAAGATAAAAGCGGAAGAAGCTTTGAAAAAAAGTGAAGAAAAGTACCGAAACATATTTGAAAATATTCAGGATGTGATTTTTCAAATAGATCCAAATGGCATTTTTTGGAGCATAAGTCCATCTATCAAAGACATAACAGGTTATACGCCAGAAGAACTAATAGGAAAACCAACAAATGTTCTACAAACTGATGAAGAGAAACCTGATGCTGTTATTAAAATTATTCAAGAAAAATTTATTTTGAAAAATTTTGAAAAATTGGTCAAAACAAAATCAGGAGAACTAATTTGCGTTTCCCTTAATGCCAAAATGATTTTTGACAAAAATGGAATTCCACATCACATAGATGCTATCGCACAAGACATAACGCAAAGAAAGAAAGATGAAAAAGAAATTGCAAATCAAAACCAAAAATTACAAATTCAAAACAAAGAACTGGAACAATTTGCCTATATCACTTCACATGACTTACAAGAGCCTTTGCTTACACTAAAATATTTTTCAGAACTCATTAAGGCCGATTTCCCAAAAGAAACCAATGAAAACATTAATCAATACCTGAATTTTATTTTGGAGTCCTCTAATCGAATGCAAAGACTTGTCAAAGGATTATTGGACTATTCCAGAATTGGAAGCCAAATTGAATTAACAAAAGTAGATTGCAATGAAATCGTAAATAATACTATTTCAACCTTATCGGATACCATTCAAAAAACAGAAACACAAATCATAGTTGATGATTTGCCTCAAGTACAAGGGTCTTCTGTAGAATTGATTCAGCTATTTCAAAACTTAATAGAAAATGCAATAAAATTCAGAAAAAAAGAAACTCCGTTAACCATCAATATTACAGCGAAACAAGTTGAAGACAACTGGCAGTTTGCTGTACAAGATAATGGAATTGGAATTGAGGAACAAAACAAAGAAAAAGCCTTTATCATTTTTAAACGTTTGAATAACAGGGATGAATATCCTGGAATAGGTATAGGTCTTTCAATTTGCAAAAAAATTGTAGCCTTACATAGAGGTTCTATTTGGGTAGAATCAACAATTGGTCAAGGCACAATTGTTTACTTTAACTTACCGAAATAA
- a CDS encoding glycoside hydrolase family 3 N-terminal domain-containing protein, whose protein sequence is MRLKIALLLIFSFLAFGVRSQNTNPEIDKKVAELLSKMSTEEKIGQMTQITVTSFEAKGKPGEFDIAKLNEAIQKYHVGSILNVPNPGAPTIKRWNEVVTAISNEANKSRLKIPVLYGIDAIHGSSYTAGATLFPQQIGMAATFNTDIVKKGAKISAYETRASSIPWVFSPDLDLPRNPAWSRLWESFGEDVYLSARMGEAMVKGFEGSDVGSKYNVASCMKHYIGYGSTTTGKDRTPSIIPERVLRQFDLTIYQAAIKAGAKSVMVSSGEINGTPIHASKYLITDVLKKELGFQGVVVTDWKDIIYLYTRHKVAENNREAVKLSVMAGIDMSMVPEDYTFYVDLLDLVNKGEVPMSRIDDAVTRILKMKFELNLFQTTVANLKDYPKFGSPEFIDAAYNAAAESITLLKNNNAVLPLNRNEKVLLTGPTANSMKYLNGGWSYNWQGENSDTYAADKMTILEALQNEIGKENVLYTPGADLANFNDAEIARTVEMAKGVSKIILCLGEKNYTETPGDISNLYITASQSKLALALSKLNIPIVLVLNEGRPRLISDFEDNMSAVVQCYLPGNEGARALADILYGDVNPSGRLPYNYPRYPNSLEKYNRKYTESLGDDEQNNDAKYEKSYSPQFEFGTGLSYTTFEYSNLKIDKTEISNSDDLKVTVDVKNTGKVSGKVSVLLYLSDKVASITPEVKALKRFEKINLASGESKTVSFTLNQKDLQFVNNDLKWISENGTFKIQIEGLTKEFILK, encoded by the coding sequence ATGAGATTAAAAATTGCACTACTGCTAATTTTCAGTTTTCTGGCTTTTGGGGTTAGAAGTCAAAACACCAATCCTGAAATTGACAAGAAAGTGGCCGAATTGCTTTCTAAAATGAGTACCGAAGAAAAAATTGGTCAGATGACACAAATTACCGTTACTTCTTTTGAAGCCAAAGGAAAACCAGGAGAATTTGATATAGCAAAATTAAATGAGGCTATTCAAAAATATCATGTTGGATCTATTTTAAATGTACCAAATCCTGGTGCGCCAACTATTAAAAGATGGAACGAAGTAGTTACGGCAATTAGCAATGAAGCCAATAAATCAAGATTAAAAATACCAGTTTTGTATGGAATAGATGCTATTCACGGTTCAAGTTATACAGCAGGAGCAACCTTGTTTCCGCAGCAAATTGGAATGGCAGCAACATTCAACACGGATATTGTGAAAAAAGGTGCTAAAATATCGGCCTACGAAACTAGAGCCTCTTCAATTCCTTGGGTTTTCTCACCTGATTTGGATTTGCCTAGAAATCCAGCTTGGTCAAGATTGTGGGAATCTTTTGGAGAAGATGTGTATTTATCGGCTCGAATGGGCGAAGCGATGGTAAAAGGTTTTGAAGGGAGTGATGTTGGGTCAAAATATAATGTAGCTTCCTGTATGAAACATTATATAGGATATGGTAGTACAACCACCGGAAAAGACAGAACTCCAAGTATTATTCCAGAGCGAGTGCTGAGACAATTTGATTTGACTATTTACCAAGCAGCTATTAAAGCGGGTGCCAAAAGTGTAATGGTTAGTTCTGGTGAGATTAACGGAACTCCAATTCACGCCAGCAAATACCTAATTACTGATGTTTTGAAAAAAGAATTGGGTTTTCAAGGTGTTGTAGTTACCGATTGGAAAGACATTATTTATCTCTACACCAGACATAAAGTAGCCGAAAACAATCGTGAAGCGGTGAAATTATCTGTAATGGCAGGAATTGATATGAGTATGGTTCCAGAAGATTATACTTTTTATGTTGATCTGTTGGATTTAGTGAACAAAGGAGAAGTGCCAATGTCAAGGATTGACGATGCTGTAACCAGAATTTTGAAAATGAAATTTGAATTGAATTTATTTCAAACGACAGTTGCCAATTTAAAAGATTATCCGAAGTTTGGTTCTCCAGAATTCATTGATGCAGCTTATAATGCTGCTGCGGAGTCAATCACATTGTTAAAAAACAACAATGCTGTATTGCCTTTGAATAGAAACGAAAAAGTATTGCTAACAGGGCCTACAGCCAATAGTATGAAATATTTGAATGGTGGTTGGTCTTACAACTGGCAGGGAGAGAATTCAGATACTTATGCGGCAGACAAAATGACTATTCTGGAGGCATTACAAAATGAAATTGGAAAAGAAAATGTGTTGTATACTCCTGGTGCTGATTTAGCAAACTTTAATGATGCTGAAATTGCAAGAACGGTTGAAATGGCAAAAGGTGTGTCTAAAATTATTCTATGTCTTGGCGAGAAAAACTATACCGAAACACCTGGGGACATTAGTAATTTATACATTACTGCTTCTCAATCTAAACTGGCTTTAGCTTTGTCTAAATTAAACATACCAATTGTTTTGGTTTTGAATGAAGGAAGACCAAGATTGATAAGCGATTTTGAAGACAACATGAGTGCTGTAGTACAGTGCTATTTGCCAGGAAATGAAGGTGCGAGAGCATTAGCAGATATATTGTATGGCGATGTGAATCCTAGTGGAAGATTGCCGTATAATTATCCTAGATATCCTAATTCATTAGAAAAATACAATCGCAAATACACTGAAAGTTTAGGGGATGACGAGCAAAATAATGATGCCAAGTATGAGAAAAGTTATTCGCCTCAATTCGAATTTGGAACAGGTTTATCATATACCACTTTTGAATATTCGAACCTTAAAATTGATAAAACAGAAATAAGTAATTCGGATGACTTAAAGGTTACAGTTGATGTAAAAAACACTGGAAAAGTAAGTGGGAAAGTTTCTGTTTTGCTCTATTTATCAGATAAAGTGGCAAGTATAACACCTGAAGTTAAGGCGTTGAAACGATTTGAGAAAATTAATTTGGCTTCGGGCGAAAGCAAAACTGTAAGTTTTACTTTAAATCAAAAAGACCTTCAATTTGTAAATAATGATTTGAAATGGATTTCTGAAAATGGAACTTTCAAAATTCAAATAGAAGGACTTACGAAAGAGTTTATATTAAAATAG
- a CDS encoding nuclear transport factor 2 family protein, which yields MTAEKLQSIAFKWFEAFNNHNLEQLLSLYDDEAEHFSPKLKIRKPETQGLVVGKEHLRAWWQDAFDRLPSLHYKVTSLTANADRVFMEYIRTVEGEEDMLVAEVLVVKEDKIVASRVYHG from the coding sequence ATGACAGCAGAAAAATTGCAATCCATAGCTTTCAAATGGTTTGAAGCTTTTAATAATCATAATTTGGAACAATTATTATCACTTTATGATGATGAAGCAGAGCATTTTAGTCCAAAATTAAAAATCCGTAAACCAGAAACGCAAGGGTTAGTAGTTGGAAAAGAACATTTAAGAGCTTGGTGGCAAGACGCTTTTGATCGTTTGCCAAGTTTGCACTATAAAGTGACTTCTTTAACGGCCAATGCTGATCGTGTTTTTATGGAATACATTCGCACAGTTGAGGGTGAAGAAGACATGCTTGTTGCTGAGGTTCTTGTGGTAAAAGAAGACAAAATTGTTGCTTCGAGAGTTTATCATGGATAG
- a CDS encoding response regulator, protein MKKLNSVLLVDDDVATNFISKMLIKKAGITDHIETTLNGRQALDYLTNTGKYEKSDGIFPQPMLILLDINMPVMDGWEFAEAFSKLNKNQKGKTIIVMLTSSFNPDDKEKASKLPAISGFQNKVLTLEGLTSIMNTFFPEHLD, encoded by the coding sequence ATGAAAAAATTAAATTCTGTTTTGCTAGTGGATGACGATGTAGCAACCAATTTTATCAGTAAAATGCTAATCAAAAAAGCAGGAATAACAGACCATATCGAAACCACTTTAAATGGTAGACAAGCACTAGACTACCTAACTAACACCGGAAAATATGAAAAATCAGATGGTATCTTTCCACAACCCATGCTGATTTTACTGGACATCAATATGCCTGTAATGGATGGATGGGAATTTGCCGAAGCCTTTTCAAAATTGAATAAAAATCAAAAAGGAAAGACTATAATTGTTATGCTCACCAGTTCCTTTAACCCCGATGACAAAGAAAAAGCTTCAAAGCTTCCTGCAATTTCAGGCTTCCAGAATAAGGTTCTTACTTTGGAGGGACTCACTTCTATTATGAATACTTTTTTCCCTGAACATCTAGATTAA
- a CDS encoding N-6 DNA methylase — MTLNEILKDSNYKLTQFSPEQIIKFEKTIVTKDVKGTSTPYINCLVRKKEIKLTPEEAVRQLYLIVLTDDYGYSTDRMELEYAVTFGREKKRADIVVFDKQDTTAVYMMVELKKPKLKDGKEQLKSYCNATGSPIGIWSNGDSISYYNRKDPNYFEDIPNIPKANERLSDVLTERWTIDDLVRKDKLVTERKSLKDLILEMEDEVLSNAGVDVFEELFKLIFTKLFDEMESGRNKGKHLEFRNYGDTETELKEKIQSIFDKAKRKWEGVFTTDAKLMLTPSHLSVCVSSLQDVKLFNSNLDVVDEAFEYLINKSSKGEKGQYFTPRYAIDMCVKMLNPQKEETVIDTASGSCGFPVHSIFHVWEQIMKEKGLPKSHLFTTEEKPVECIDYVQEKVFAIDFDEKAVRVARTLNLIAGDGQTNVLHLNTLDWERWDENLKDEIWQDTYHVGWKKLKNLRTDKNSNRDFQFDVLMANPPFAGDIKESRILSKYELGKKPNGKYQTAVGRDILFIERNLDFLKPGGRMAVVLPQGRFNNSSDKNIRDYIAERCRILGVVGLHGNVFKPHTGTKTSVLLVQKWDDKLCPKIDDYPIFFATMQEPSKDNSGEKIFVKKKDFPKSAKKTAKVDEVAEPVDHYDEAPQNLDEYLLDTHGHLIVKHDLFNHEGLTKDGIAEAFNEFAKKEKLSFAGK; from the coding sequence ATGACACTAAACGAAATTCTAAAGGATTCCAACTATAAATTAACTCAGTTTTCGCCAGAGCAAATTATAAAATTTGAAAAAACGATAGTGACTAAAGACGTGAAAGGGACGTCAACGCCATACATAAACTGTTTGGTTAGGAAAAAAGAAATAAAGCTTACTCCAGAGGAAGCGGTACGTCAGTTGTATTTAATCGTACTTACTGATGACTATGGTTATTCGACAGATAGGATGGAGTTAGAGTATGCGGTAACTTTTGGGCGTGAAAAAAAGCGTGCAGACATTGTTGTCTTTGACAAGCAGGACACAACTGCTGTTTATATGATGGTGGAACTAAAGAAACCAAAACTAAAAGATGGTAAAGAGCAGTTAAAGTCATATTGTAATGCTACAGGTTCTCCTATTGGAATTTGGAGTAATGGTGATAGTATTTCGTATTACAATCGTAAAGACCCGAACTATTTTGAGGATATTCCAAATATACCAAAGGCAAACGAAAGGCTCTCAGATGTATTAACGGAGCGTTGGACGATAGATGATTTAGTAAGAAAAGATAAACTGGTAACAGAAAGAAAGTCGCTTAAAGATTTGATTTTGGAGATGGAAGATGAGGTTTTGTCTAATGCTGGAGTTGATGTATTCGAGGAGCTTTTTAAACTGATTTTTACTAAGCTTTTTGATGAGATGGAGAGTGGGCGAAATAAAGGCAAGCACTTAGAGTTTAGAAATTACGGTGATACTGAAACCGAATTGAAAGAGAAAATACAATCTATTTTTGATAAAGCGAAAAGGAAGTGGGAAGGAGTGTTTACAACGGATGCAAAACTGATGTTGACACCTTCGCATTTGTCAGTTTGCGTTTCCTCGTTACAGGATGTTAAACTGTTTAACTCTAATTTGGACGTAGTGGATGAAGCATTTGAATATCTCATCAACAAAAGTAGCAAAGGGGAAAAAGGACAATATTTTACACCGAGATACGCAATTGATATGTGTGTAAAGATGTTGAATCCTCAAAAGGAAGAGACAGTAATTGATACGGCATCTGGTAGTTGTGGATTTCCAGTACATAGCATTTTTCATGTTTGGGAACAAATAATGAAAGAAAAAGGATTGCCAAAAAGCCATTTGTTTACTACGGAAGAAAAACCAGTAGAGTGTATCGACTATGTACAGGAAAAAGTATTTGCTATCGACTTTGACGAAAAGGCGGTAAGAGTAGCCAGAACCTTAAATCTGATTGCAGGTGACGGACAAACAAATGTACTACATCTCAACACACTAGACTGGGAAAGATGGGATGAAAATTTGAAAGATGAGATTTGGCAGGACACTTACCATGTAGGATGGAAAAAATTAAAAAATCTAAGAACAGATAAAAATAGTAATAGAGATTTTCAGTTTGATGTTTTGATGGCAAATCCACCTTTTGCAGGGGATATTAAAGAGAGTAGAATTTTATCCAAATATGAATTAGGTAAAAAACCAAATGGAAAGTACCAAACTGCTGTAGGACGTGATATACTATTTATAGAGCGAAATTTGGATTTTTTAAAGCCAGGGGGACGTATGGCGGTAGTTTTGCCACAAGGGCGTTTTAATAACAGTTCAGACAAGAACATCAGAGATTATATTGCAGAGCGTTGTAGGATTTTGGGAGTGGTTGGATTACACGGTAACGTATTTAAGCCTCATACAGGAACAAAAACTAGTGTTTTATTAGTTCAGAAATGGGATGATAAACTTTGTCCAAAAATAGATGATTATCCTATATTCTTTGCAACCATGCAAGAACCGAGTAAGGATAACAGCGGTGAAAAGATATTTGTGAAGAAAAAAGATTTTCCAAAGTCAGCAAAAAAAACTGCTAAGGTAGATGAGGTTGCAGAACCAGTTGACCATTATGATGAAGCGCCACAAAATCTGGATGAGTATTTGTTAGACACACATGGACACTTAATTGTAAAGCATGATTTATTCAACCATGAAGGACTTACTAAAGATGGGATAGCAGAAGCGTTCAATGAGTTTGCTAAGAAAGAAAAACTTTCATTTGCGGGAAAGTAG